GCTAAAGGAATAGCCCCGAAAATCATCTGAATAAATGAAGGCACTCTTCATGCCTGCATCCCCATTATGTTTGGCCATAAGACATGATAACCTTTTTGCTCTAATGTTTCGATCACTCTTAGAGGATTCATCGTTTGAATGCGGAAAACGAGTACTTTATCATTCTCGTCTCTTGCTGGATAGACGAGAACGCTCACAATATTAATATGTAAATCACTAAAAATAGCAACTACCTTTCCGAGAATACCAGGCTCATTTTTTACTTGAATTTCAATTTGTGAACTTGGCTGATGAGCACCTGTAAGTTTGACGAGTGTATGTAATACTGTAGATTCTGATATGATTCCAACAAGCTTTCCGCCCTTTGTAACAGGAAGACAGCCAATTTTATTTTCAA
This sequence is a window from Bacillus pseudomycoides DSM 12442. Protein-coding genes within it:
- a CDS encoding acetoin utilization AcuB family protein; protein product: MIVEEIMNHDVIALHPDDTIETAIRTIRTKGIRHIPIVGHNNNVVGIISDRDVRDASPSILDEQVSMDMLKQPIQLIMKQPVMTCHPLDFVEEIATLFFENKIGCLPVTKGGKLVGIISESTVLHTLVKLTGAHQPSSQIEIQVKNEPGILGKVVAIFSDLHINIVSVLVYPARDENDKVLVFRIQTMNPLRVIETLEQKGYHVLWPNIMGMQA